One region of Triticum aestivum cultivar Chinese Spring chromosome 6B, IWGSC CS RefSeq v2.1, whole genome shotgun sequence genomic DNA includes:
- the LOC123134936 gene encoding phosphoenolpyruvate carboxylase kinase 2, giving the protein MVHGGEEALRRQYAIGDEIGRGRFGTVRRCHSNATGEALAVKTTPKAPLRDALDLALVEQEPKLHLLASSPPCSPHVVALHAAFDDADAVHLVVDLCAGGDLLSLLSARGGRLPEREAAQLASALAACHRRGVAHRDVKPDNLLFDAATGALKLADFGSAGWFGDGRRMTGLVGTPYYVAPEVVAGREYGKKVDVWSAGVVLYVMLSGTVPFYGATAPEIFEAVLRGNLRFPPRAFAGVSPEAKDLMRRMLCKDVSRRLSAEQVLRHPWFASCGGNAVAG; this is encoded by the exons ATGGTTCACGGCGGAGAGGAGGCGCTGAGGCGGCAGTACGCCATCGGCGACGAGATCGGGCGCGGCCGCTTCGGCACGGTGCGCCGCTGCCACTCCAACGCCACGGGGGAGGCGCTGGCCGTGAAGACCACGCCCAAGGCGCCGCTGCGGGACGCTCTCGACCTGGCCCTCGTGGAGCAGGAGCCCAAGCTGCACCTCCTCGCCTCCTCACCGCCCTGCAGCCCGCACGTGGTCGCGCTCCACGCCGCCTTCGACGACGCGGACGCCGTCCACCTCGTCGTCGACCTCTGCGCCGGCGGggacctcctctccctcctctcagCCCGCGGCGGCCGCCTCCCCGAGCGCGAGGCCGCGCAGCTCGCCTCCGCGCTCGCCGCGTGCCACCGCCGCGGGGTCGCGCACCGCGACGTCAAGCCCGACAATCTGCTCTTCGACGCCGCCACCGGCGCGCTCAAGCTCGCCGACTTCGGCTCCGCGGGGTGGTTCGGGGACGGGCGCCGGATGACCGGGCTCGTCGGCACGCCGTACTACGTGGCGCCCGAGGTGGTGGCCGGCAGGGAGTACGGCAAGAAGGTGGACGTGTGGAGCGCCGGGGTGGTGCTCTACGTGATGCTCTCCGGCACCGTGCCCTTCTACGGCGCCACCGCCCCGGAGATCTTCGAGGCCGTGCTCCGCGGCAACCTCCGCTTCCCGCCGCGCGCCTTCGCCGGCGTCTCGCCCGAGGCCAAGGACCTGATGCGCCGCATGCTCTGCAAGGACGTCTCCCGCAGGCTCTCCGCCGAACAAGTCCTCA GGCATCCGTGGTTCGCGAGCTGCGGTGGAAATGCGGTGGCAGGCTGA